AGTTTGCTGATTCTGGTTTATAATGCCCACTATTATTGTCTATATAAGTTATTTTACCATTTACCACTTTTATTAAACCAGAACATAAAACTGGCCTACCACCTGCAAGAGTTGAATGACGATAAGCCCATTCGCTTTTATTAACATTAATATGTTCATGAGTGACTAGCTTTCCATCAAGCGTGATCACATAAGCTACACAACCTTTTTCTCCCTTACTAATTTTATCAGTTGTATCATATAATTTGCCTTTAAAGCCTTTTAACTTATTACCTTCTATTTCTGGCATTAAGTCTATGCATAATTTTCCTTTATAAGTAATTTTAGTATGTTCTATTTGATCATTGGAGTAAAATACTTAACCTTTGTATTAGTTCCAGGGATTTTCCTTCCTTTAACTCCAACTTCTGAAAATAAATTATAGCGTGGAAAAAAATATGTAAATTTACTTTCTATCCAGTGTAAAATTCTGTTTATAATACCAAAAACTTTTTTGTTACCTAAATCAATAGAGAGTTGCTGTTCTTTTGGTACTGTTTTATGATTGGACTTTGTACCAGATTTGCCAAATTCTTTGGCAGCATATTTAAACTTTTCTAGTAAATATTCCTTACGCTCTTTTGATACTGACATTTTTACCTCACCAACTATTATTTTATTTTATATTATTTTAGACAAAAAGTCAATTTTTCTTAATATGTTAATAAAATGAAACTTGAGTGAGAAATATTTAAGTAATAATTTTCCGCCACAAACAATACTTTCTTTGTTTGCTAGTGCAATAGAAGTCTAATCTACTTTCAATTCCCCAGTATGTAAACTGCGCGGTAAGGACTCTAATTCCTTTGCAGCACTTAAACTTTTATTTTTTGCATGTATACCAAGCTTATTGAATTCTCGGGCAGCAGGAAACACCCTTGCTTCAAGCGAACCAGCAGTTTTATTATAATGATCGACAGCACTTTTTAAGCTCCTGCGCAAATTATCAAAGTTTTCGCCCATTGTGCAAATGCGCTCATATAAAATATGACCTAGTTCACTGATTTTCTTTGCATCTTCAGCTATCATTTCTTGCTTCCATCCATATGCTATTGCTCTTAGCAACGCAATTAGAGTGATCGGTGTTGCAATGATCACTTTTTTTTCCACTCCAATCTCTATCAAAGCAGGCTCATATTCCAGTGCTGCGCTAAAAACCCCCTCCCCTGTTAAGAAAAGCACCACAAGTTCTGGCGTATTTTCAAATTGATTCCAATACTCTTTTTTACCCAAGTCATTTATGTGTTTTTTTATTGCCAGGGAATGATTCTTTAATTTCTCCTTTTGTATTTGCAAATCATTTTGTGATATAGCATCCATGTAGGAATCCAGTGGCACTTTAGCATCTATTATTATTTGCTTTCCAGATGGCATTTTGATTATTAAATCAGGACGCAATAAATTATCCTCGTTTTTATCAACCACTGACGGCTGAGTAAAAAAATCGCAATATTCAATCATTCCTGCTATTTCTACCACTCTTTTGAGTTGCATTTCACCCCACTTTCCTCTAATGTGGGGCTTTCTCAAGGCATTAGCAAGGCTGGAAGTTTGGTTCATCAGTGCTCCAATTTGCTCCTTTAAACCTTCATAGGCCCCTACCCTCTCCTTTTCTAGCTCACGTATTTCGTTATCGAATTTTTCTAATTTTTCTTTTATTGGCGTTACAACTTCGTTGATCGTTGCTTGTCTTTTTTTGAAATCGCTTTCTGTTTCTTTTAATTTACTATCAATTACTTCCTTTGCTAAGTTCAGAAAATTATTGTTATTTGTCTGCAAAGCATCAAGAGAGAGCGCTTTAAAAGTGTTTGTTAATCTCTCCTCTGCTTTTGTTAGTAATTCTATTTCCTTTTTCTTTTCCTCACGTTCTTTTTGCAGAGTTACTTCAAGCTCTGCTCTTTTGACCCTTAAATCAACTATTTCTTCATTCTTTGTAAGTAAAGTTTGCTTTGTTTCTTGAAGCTCACGCTCTAATTTACATAAATTACCCTCAAGGTTTGCTTTCTTTTCGCTCAGTTTTTTTACAATAATGTAGAAAAATAGTAATAGAGAGACAACCAGAGCTATAGAATTGAAAAGCATCAGAATAAAAGAACTGCGTTTACAATTCTATATGATTTTTGTGTGTATAGCTATAAGTAACGACGTCATACCGCACACAACTGTACGAATGTCTAGTTTAGTTATAAAATGTATATAAAATATTAACCGCTGATGTCATCCCAGTGCGTGACACTGGGATGGCTTTGTTGCATCGTTAGCTATGATGGATTAAAGATAAAAAAGATGGAGAATATCAGTAGCTTATTATTCTGGTATTTATAACAAGAACGGTCAGTGAATACCTAAATTTGAGTAAAAGAAATTTCACTACCACTCACTAATCCGGCTAAAATTCAAGAATTTCAATGCTTTAGCTATTTTCAATAGAATTAAGTTTATTAATATAAATAATAAATTACTATTCTTAAATTTGATCAGATTGATTGCAAAAAAACAAGATTTTCAATAGGTTGCTTATAATCCTAGCTATAGTTAGCCTTTCATAAGTAGCGATGCAACAAAGCCCACTGGGATCCAAATTTTTTAGACTGGATCTTATGGTCAAGCCCACAGATGTATGAACATTGTCTACCAGGAGGGTGTCATCCCAGTGCTTGACACTGGGATGACACAAGTAGGAGCTGGGATGACAACGTTCATACAGTTTGCACGGTATGACGTACTTATTTATATAGTATAATATAAAAAAAAGAACACCTAAAGAGGTGCTCTTTTTGAAGAGTTTGCTACAATGATTATGCATTAACTGATAGATCATCACCAACAGTGTGTTGTTCTGCTTCTGAATTAGTAGTTTCTGAATTTGGTAACCAAGGTTGGTTTTCTTCTGCATCAAAAAACCCCTCTTCTAAAGCAGAAGGTGAGTTTGCTCCCTCTGGAATAACAATATCATTAATAGCAGTACCATTAACTTGAGATTCACTTGGTACTTGACTTCTCGGTTGACTAGTTCCACCTGCTTGATTTGTCTTGTTACCAGACTTCCACCCTGATGAAATTTTTCTTGCAATCCACGAAATTCCCGTGTGATCAGCAATCCACTTAAAAAACTTTTTTATGTTTTTCCACATATTTTACTCCTTAAATTAATAATAAATTAACTGAATTATTTCATAAATAGTATAACATGTCAACTATTTTTTACTTTAAAG
This genomic interval from Wolbachia endosymbiont (group A) of Rhinocyllus conicus contains the following:
- the rmuC gene encoding DNA recombination protein RmuC, coding for MLFNSIALVVSLLLFFYIIVKKLSEKKANLEGNLCKLERELQETKQTLLTKNEEIVDLRVKRAELEVTLQKEREEKKKEIELLTKAEERLTNTFKALSLDALQTNNNNFLNLAKEVIDSKLKETESDFKKRQATINEVVTPIKEKLEKFDNEIRELEKERVGAYEGLKEQIGALMNQTSSLANALRKPHIRGKWGEMQLKRVVEIAGMIEYCDFFTQPSVVDKNEDNLLRPDLIIKMPSGKQIIIDAKVPLDSYMDAISQNDLQIQKEKLKNHSLAIKKHINDLGKKEYWNQFENTPELVVLFLTGEGVFSAALEYEPALIEIGVEKKVIIATPITLIALLRAIAYGWKQEMIAEDAKKISELGHILYERICTMGENFDNLRRSLKSAVDHYNKTAGSLEARVFPAAREFNKLGIHAKNKSLSAAKELESLPRSLHTGELKVD